The following are encoded together in the Nyctibius grandis isolate bNycGra1 chromosome 5, bNycGra1.pri, whole genome shotgun sequence genome:
- the NINJ2 gene encoding ninjurin-2 isoform X1 gives MGGRSGREDPQFEGVNPPLRMNGPMNINHYATKKSVAESMLDVALFMANVTQLKAVLEQGPSFQYYATLIVLISISLFFQVVIGILLIISARLNLNDVAKQPRLNILNNAATALIFITVILNIFITAFGVQKTGLYPTRNFRPY, from the exons GGTGTGAATCCTCCACTCCGGATGAACGGGCCGATGAACATCAACCACTATGCGACGAAGAAGAGCGTGGCAGAGAGCATGCTGGACGTGGCGCTGTTCATGGCAAACGTCACGCAGCTCAAAgcagtgctggagcaggggccTTCCTTCCAGTACTATGCCACCCTCATCGTGCTTATCAGCAtctccctcttcttccaggtGGTGATCGGGATTCTCCTCATCATCAGTG CTCGTTTGAACCTGAATGATGTTGCAAAGCAACCCCGCCTGAATATACTCAACAACGCTGCCACAGCTCTCATCTTCATCACGGTCATCCTCAACATCTTCATCACAGCCTTTGGGGTGCAGAAGACTGGCCTCTACCCTACCAGGAATTTTCGACCTTATTAA
- the NINJ2 gene encoding ninjurin-2 isoform X2, translating into MASEGESINLQGVNPPLRMNGPMNINHYATKKSVAESMLDVALFMANVTQLKAVLEQGPSFQYYATLIVLISISLFFQVVIGILLIISARLNLNDVAKQPRLNILNNAATALIFITVILNIFITAFGVQKTGLYPTRNFRPY; encoded by the exons GGTGTGAATCCTCCACTCCGGATGAACGGGCCGATGAACATCAACCACTATGCGACGAAGAAGAGCGTGGCAGAGAGCATGCTGGACGTGGCGCTGTTCATGGCAAACGTCACGCAGCTCAAAgcagtgctggagcaggggccTTCCTTCCAGTACTATGCCACCCTCATCGTGCTTATCAGCAtctccctcttcttccaggtGGTGATCGGGATTCTCCTCATCATCAGTG CTCGTTTGAACCTGAATGATGTTGCAAAGCAACCCCGCCTGAATATACTCAACAACGCTGCCACAGCTCTCATCTTCATCACGGTCATCCTCAACATCTTCATCACAGCCTTTGGGGTGCAGAAGACTGGCCTCTACCCTACCAGGAATTTTCGACCTTATTAA